In one Gemmatimonadetes bacterium SCN 70-22 genomic region, the following are encoded:
- a CDS encoding uracil-DNA glycosylase, with amino-acid sequence MSDDYASLEALLAAVRACRACEAHLPLGPNPVLQAGATARLLIVGQAPGLRVHRSGIPWDDASGVRLRDWMGVTPATFYDASKVAIIPMGYCYPGRGASGDLPPRRECAELWLDKLLARLPRVELTLLVGQYAQRHFLGNRRKGSLTETVMAWREYGPGHVPLPHPSPRNQPWFARHPWFAHELLPSLRERVQRLLDA; translated from the coding sequence ATCTCCGACGACTATGCCTCGCTCGAGGCGCTGCTCGCCGCGGTGCGCGCCTGTCGCGCCTGCGAAGCCCACCTCCCACTCGGCCCTAACCCGGTATTGCAGGCGGGGGCGACGGCGCGCCTGCTGATCGTGGGGCAGGCGCCGGGACTCCGCGTGCACCGCAGCGGGATCCCGTGGGATGACGCCAGCGGCGTCCGCCTGCGCGACTGGATGGGGGTGACGCCGGCGACGTTCTACGACGCGTCGAAGGTGGCCATCATCCCGATGGGGTACTGCTACCCCGGGCGCGGCGCCAGCGGAGACCTCCCCCCCCGGCGCGAGTGCGCCGAACTCTGGCTCGACAAGCTCCTGGCCCGGCTGCCACGGGTCGAGCTCACGCTCCTGGTGGGGCAGTACGCCCAGCGCCACTTCCTGGGGAACCGGCGCAAGGGGTCGCTCACCGAGACGGTGATGGCGTGGCGCGAGTACGGACCGGGGCACGTCCCGCTCCCGCACCCCTCGCCGCGCAACCAGCCGTGGTTCGCACGCCACCCGTGGTTCGCGCACGAGCTGCTCCCGTCGCTTCGGGAACGCGTGCAGCGGCTGCTGGACGCCTGA